One Faecalicatena sp. Marseille-Q4148 DNA window includes the following coding sequences:
- the mutT gene encoding 8-oxo-dGTP diphosphatase MutT: MKTIRVVAAIIIDNKKVFATQRGYGEFKDGWEFPGGKIDIGETPEEALIREIKEELDTEVEVLELLDTVEYDYPNFHLSMDCFICKIKTGDLVLKEHEAATWLTKDNLYSVEWLPADQELIEKIEKYLKEEQDV, translated from the coding sequence ATGAAAACAATTAGAGTAGTGGCAGCAATTATTATTGATAATAAAAAAGTATTCGCAACACAACGTGGATATGGTGAGTTTAAAGATGGTTGGGAATTCCCGGGGGGAAAAATTGATATTGGAGAGACTCCAGAAGAAGCATTGATAAGAGAAATCAAAGAAGAACTCGACACAGAAGTAGAAGTGCTTGAATTACTGGATACCGTAGAATATGATTATCCTAATTTCCATTTATCAATGGATTGTTTTATATGTAAGATTAAAACTGGTGATTTGGTTCTAAAAGAACATGAAGCAGCTACATGGCTGACTAAAGATAATTTGTACAGTGTAGAGTGGCTACCAGCAGATCAGGAGTTAATTGAAAAAATTGAAAAGTATTTGAAGGAAGAGCAGGATGTTTAA